From the genome of Fimbriimonadaceae bacterium, one region includes:
- the typA gene encoding translational GTPase TypA has protein sequence MASNVRNIGIIAHVDHGKTTLVDAIFRQAGIFRENQHMQERVMDSNDLEREKGITILSKVASVRYKNYKINIVDTPGHADFGGEVERVLSMVDGVLLVVDANEGPMPQTRFVLKKAFQNKLKPIVCINKIDRDGARPLWAYDKTIDLFIDLGADENDLFFPHLYTSGSGGFARVSPDGGEKDMRELFEMIVNAVPPPDVQAEGPFRLQVNNLDYNDYVGRMFGGKVLRGKVKVGDRLTQIREDKQVGFNVTKLWTYEGIQMKEVEEVSAGEIAMMSGLNDVLISDSICDASAIDPLPPILVEPSTLSMGFYANNSPLASKDGGKFLTIHKIKERLEKEEAVSVSVRIDRDAPADMVKVAARGELQLAILIETMRREGYEMQISRPQVIFKKDENGKVLEPYENVTLELPNDSTGDVMEELARRKGEMVNMETEANGTVRLTYLIPTRGIIGFRSNYLTLTRGLGIMSSLLEGYRPYSGTIESRTQGSLIAKDPGKLTRYAYEDIQERGTLFYPVGTEVYGGMVVGANARDEDMIVNATKEKHATNMRSANADSTTVLDAHKDFSLEQALSWLRDDELLEVTPKMLRFRKKTLDHSQRRVEERRSEVSV, from the coding sequence ATGGCGTCCAACGTTCGCAACATCGGGATCATTGCCCACGTCGACCACGGCAAAACCACCCTGGTCGATGCCATTTTTCGTCAGGCGGGCATCTTCCGGGAGAACCAGCACATGCAAGAGCGCGTGATGGACTCCAACGACCTTGAGCGCGAAAAGGGCATCACCATCCTCTCCAAGGTCGCGAGCGTTCGCTACAAGAATTACAAGATCAACATCGTGGACACCCCCGGCCACGCCGACTTTGGCGGCGAGGTGGAGCGCGTGCTCAGCATGGTGGACGGCGTCCTTCTCGTCGTAGACGCCAACGAAGGCCCCATGCCGCAGACGCGGTTCGTGCTCAAAAAGGCCTTCCAGAACAAGCTCAAGCCGATCGTCTGCATCAACAAGATCGACCGCGACGGCGCGCGTCCGCTCTGGGCTTACGACAAAACTATCGACCTCTTCATCGACCTGGGCGCAGACGAGAACGACCTGTTCTTCCCCCACCTTTACACGTCCGGCTCGGGAGGATTTGCGCGAGTTTCGCCCGATGGCGGCGAGAAGGACATGCGCGAGCTGTTCGAGATGATCGTGAACGCGGTGCCCCCGCCCGACGTGCAAGCTGAGGGACCGTTCCGGCTCCAGGTCAACAACCTCGACTACAACGACTACGTCGGACGGATGTTCGGCGGCAAGGTGCTGCGGGGCAAGGTGAAGGTGGGCGACCGCCTGACCCAAATCCGCGAGGACAAGCAGGTCGGCTTCAACGTCACCAAACTCTGGACGTATGAAGGCATTCAGATGAAGGAGGTCGAAGAGGTCTCTGCCGGAGAGATCGCCATGATGTCCGGCCTGAACGACGTACTCATCAGCGACTCCATCTGCGATGCCTCCGCCATCGACCCACTCCCCCCGATCCTGGTCGAGCCCTCTACGCTCAGCATGGGCTTTTACGCCAACAACTCTCCCCTTGCCAGCAAGGACGGCGGCAAATTCCTCACCATCCACAAGATCAAGGAGCGGCTGGAAAAGGAGGAGGCGGTCTCTGTCAGCGTCCGCATCGACCGCGACGCCCCGGCCGATATGGTCAAGGTAGCCGCCCGAGGCGAGCTTCAGCTTGCCATCCTCATCGAAACCATGCGGCGAGAGGGCTATGAGATGCAGATCAGCCGTCCGCAGGTCATCTTCAAGAAGGATGAGAACGGGAAGGTTCTGGAGCCTTATGAGAACGTCACGCTGGAGCTGCCCAACGACTCCACAGGCGACGTGATGGAGGAACTCGCCCGAAGAAAGGGCGAGATGGTCAACATGGAGACCGAGGCCAACGGCACCGTTCGCCTCACTTACCTCATCCCCACGCGCGGCATCATCGGCTTCCGGTCGAACTACCTCACCCTAACACGCGGGCTAGGCATCATGTCCAGCCTGCTGGAAGGCTACCGGCCCTATTCCGGCACCATCGAATCGCGCACGCAGGGCTCCCTCATCGCCAAGGACCCGGGCAAGCTCACACGCTACGCCTATGAGGACATTCAAGAGCGCGGCACCCTTTTCTATCCGGTCGGCACCGAGGTCTACGGCGGCATGGTCGTGGGGGCCAACGCTCGCGACGAAGACATGATCGTGAACGCGACCAAGGAAAAGCACGCCACCAACATGCGCTCTGCAAACGCCGACTCGACGACGGTCCTGGACGCGCACAAGGATTTCTCGCTGGAACAGGCGCTGTCCTGGCTGCGGGACGATGAGCTGCTGGAAGTCACGCCGAAGATGTTGCGGTTCCGAAAGAAGACGCTCGACCACTCGCAGAGAAGGGTCGAAGAGCGGCGTTCGGAAGTGAGTGTGTAA